The DNA sequence GTACGCCCAGATCGGTATCGTCGTACTGATCGGGCTCGCGGCCAAGAACGCGATCCTGATCGTCGAGTTCTCGATGCAGGAACGCAAATCGGGCGCCCCGCTGCTGGAGGCGGCGACCAACGGTGCCCGGATGCGCATCCGGGCAGTGATGATGACCAGTTTCGCCTTCATCATGGGCCTGGTGCCGCTGGTGACCGCGGTCGGTGCCGGCCAGGCCAGCCAGCGTGGTGTGGGTACCGCCGTGTTCGGCGGCATGCTTGCCGCCGTCCTGATCGGCGTGTTCCTGATCCCGATGCTCTATGTCGCGTTCCAGTGGCTGCGCGAGAAGTTCCACGGCACCCGAGGCACAGGGGTTGCCGTGGACGCCAAGGGTTCCTGAGCACGCGGTCTTCGTCGGCCGCCTACCTTGGGGAAACGCACATGCCTGATTTTTCGGATCGAAGTCCCGTGACCTGGCTGACGCTGTGCCTCGCGCTCCTGTTCGCTTCGTGGACACTGGCCGCAGGCGCGGACGACGGCTCGCTGCCGGAACTCCAGGCGCCAAGCTTTTCACTGCCGTCCGCCTGGCACGGCGATCTCGACGGCATGCGCGAGCGGCGTCTGATCCGTGTCGGCACCGCGTTTTCCCGGACCCATTATTTCCTCGACGGCTTGACCCAGCGGGGCCTTACCTACGATCTCCTTCAGCAGTTCGAGGAATTCCTGAACCGGGAGCTGGAGACACCCAAGGCGCTGCCGGTCCGCATCCTGATCGTACCGATGCCCCGCGACCGGCTTCTCCCGGCCCTTGCGGCGGGACACCTGGACATCGTCGCCGCCAACCTGACGATCACCCCTGAACGCAGCGAAACCGTCGCATTCGCGGCACCGTTCGGTGTCGGCACCGCAGAAGTCGTCGTGCTCGGGCCGGAGTCGCCTGCCCTCGCCTCTCTCGACGACCTGGCGGGTACCACCGCCTATTTGCGCGAGTCCAGCAGCTACTGGTTGAGCGTCGAAGCGCTGAACCGGTCACTGGTGGAGCGCGGGCTTGCTCCGGTCCTTCGCTTCGCCGTGGATGCGCATCTGGAAGATGAAGACCTGCTGGAGATGGTCGCTGCCGGAATCCTGCCCTACGCGATCGTCGATGAACACAAGGCCCGGTTCTGGGCGGACGTGATCGACGGGCTCACTCTGAGGGAGGATCTCGCATTGCGTGAAGGTGCGGCCATCGCCTGGGCGCTGCGCAAGAACACTTCCGAACTCCAAGCGCTGGTCGACCGATTCGTCCCGGACGTGAAGGCCGGCAGCCTGACCGGCAACATCCTGCTGAAGCGTTATCTGCGCGACAACCCGTGGGTGCGCAACCCGGGCGCGACCGTGGACCGAAAGCGTTTCGAGGCGGTGATGCACTTGTTCCAGGAATATGCTGGACGTTACGGCTTCGACTGGCTGCTCGTCGCCGCCCAGGCCTACCAGGAGTCGCGCATCGACCAGACCGCGCGCAGCCCGGCCGGCGCCATCGGCATCATGCAGCTGCTGCCGTCTACTGCGGCCGATCCGGCGGTGGGAATCCCGGACATCAGCACCGAGGAGAGCAACATTCATGCTGGCACCCGGTACCTGAGGGTGCTGGTCGACCAGTATCTCGCGGATCCCGAGCTCGATGATCTCAACCGGACGCTGCTTGCCTTTGCCGCGTACAACGCAGGTCCTGGCAACCTCAATCGCATACGGAACCGCGCCGCAGAAATGGACCTCGATCCCAACCGCTGGTTCGGGCATGCCGAACTCGCCGCGGCCAAGCTGATCGGCCGGGAAACCGTGACCTATGTCAGCAATATCGCGAAGTACTACTTTGCCTTCCGGCTCATCGCAGAACGGATCGAGGAGCGCGAACGGGCGCGCCAGGCGGTCGAAACCCCCTGATTTTGTCCGGCTGCGCAGACCACCGTGCGGCCCCATTGCACGGCGGCAGGCAGCACTCAGCGCGCGCCGGTCAGGACCACAGGATCGAGCAAACGGGCGAGCCGATCGCGGTCGATTCCGGTTTCCTCGGCGGCGACGTCCAGGATCGGACGCCCGCTGGCATAGGCCATTTTCGCAATGCGCGCCCCGGCCTCGTAGCCGATCTCGGCGTTCAGCGCGGTGACCAGGATCGGGTTGCGTGCCAACGCCTGTTCGAGGCGTTCCCGGTTCACGGTGAACCCGGCGATCGCGCGGTCCGCGAGATGCTCCATCGCGTCTGCGAGCAATTCGATCTGCGTGAGCAGGTTGTCGGCAATCAACGGCAGCATCACGTTCAGCTGAAAATTGCCGGACTGCGCGGCGAGACTGACTGCGGCATCGAGGCCGGTCACCTGCACGCAGGCCATCATCACCGCCTCCGGAATCACCGGGTTGACCTTGCCCGGCATGATCGAGCTGCCCGGCTGCAACGCCGGCAGCGCGATCTCGCCGAGGCCCGCCAGCGGCCCCGAATTCATCCAGCGCAGGTCGTTCGCGATCTTCAGCAGCGTGGTGGCCAGACCCCGCAACTGGCCGGACAACTCGGCTGCGGTGTCCTGGCTCGACAGCGCGGCAAACCCGTTGGGCTGGCGTACGAACGGCAACTCAAGACGCTGGGCGAGACGTTTCGCGACCTGTTCCCCGAAATTCTCCGGCGCATTGATACCGGTGCCGACCGCGGTCGCGCCGATCGCCAGGCGGCACACCCGCCGTTCGGCATCCTGCACCCGCGCTTCTGCGAGCTCGAGCTGGGTACGCCATCCGGACAGCTCCTGCTCCATGCGCAGCGGCATCGCATCCATCAGGTGGGTACGCCCGGTCTTCACCACGCCGGCGAGTTCACGCTCGCGTTTCGCGATCGTCGCGATCAGGTGCCGCAGTGCCGGGCGCAGCCGGTGCTCGATCTCCAGCGCCGCGGCGACGTGGATCGCGGTCGGGATCACGTCGTTCGAACTCTGGCCCCGATTCACCTGGTCGTTCGGATGCACGGACGTG is a window from the Thioalkalivibrio paradoxus ARh 1 genome containing:
- a CDS encoding MltF family protein gives rise to the protein MPDFSDRSPVTWLTLCLALLFASWTLAAGADDGSLPELQAPSFSLPSAWHGDLDGMRERRLIRVGTAFSRTHYFLDGLTQRGLTYDLLQQFEEFLNRELETPKALPVRILIVPMPRDRLLPALAAGHLDIVAANLTITPERSETVAFAAPFGVGTAEVVVLGPESPALASLDDLAGTTAYLRESSSYWLSVEALNRSLVERGLAPVLRFAVDAHLEDEDLLEMVAAGILPYAIVDEHKARFWADVIDGLTLREDLALREGAAIAWALRKNTSELQALVDRFVPDVKAGSLTGNILLKRYLRDNPWVRNPGATVDRKRFEAVMHLFQEYAGRYGFDWLLVAAQAYQESRIDQTARSPAGAIGIMQLLPSTAADPAVGIPDISTEESNIHAGTRYLRVLVDQYLADPELDDLNRTLLAFAAYNAGPGNLNRIRNRAAEMDLDPNRWFGHAELAAAKLIGRETVTYVSNIAKYYFAFRLIAERIEERERARQAVETP
- a CDS encoding class II fumarate hydratase, giving the protein MSSQPETRTEQDSMGQVKIPADAPWGAQTQRAVDNFRIARRPLPKPFIRALAQIKAACAEVNLELSLLAPDQAAAIVNAADAIALGQHPDAFPVDVYQTGSGTSTNMNMNEVIAHLAAAAGTSVHPNDQVNRGQSSNDVIPTAIHVAAALEIEHRLRPALRHLIATIAKRERELAGVVKTGRTHLMDAMPLRMEQELSGWRTQLELAEARVQDAERRVCRLAIGATAVGTGINAPENFGEQVAKRLAQRLELPFVRQPNGFAALSSQDTAAELSGQLRGLATTLLKIANDLRWMNSGPLAGLGEIALPALQPGSSIMPGKVNPVIPEAVMMACVQVTGLDAAVSLAAQSGNFQLNVMLPLIADNLLTQIELLADAMEHLADRAIAGFTVNRERLEQALARNPILVTALNAEIGYEAGARIAKMAYASGRPILDVAAEETGIDRDRLARLLDPVVLTGAR